Below is a window of Longimicrobium terrae DNA.
TCGCCGTCGCCCATGTCCGCGGGAGGCGCCGCGGCCTCGTCCGTCAGCAGGCCGTGCAGCGCCAGCTCCGGCGCGCTGAGCAGCATGGGATTGCCGGCGAAGGCGGAGAGCGCGTTGTACGGCGAGCCGCCCTCGTTTACCGCCACCAGCGGCAGCACCTGCCACAGCGACTGCCCCGCGCGCGCCAGCCAGTCCACGAACCGGAACGCCTGCTCGCCCAGGTCGCCGATCCCCGGTCCGGGGAGCGACGTGGGATGGAGGAGGACGCCGCTCGCCCGCCCGCCGATGGTGGCCGACTGCTCCATCGACGTCTTGTCCGCCCCGGCCGCCGACCCCGCCATCAGACGGCCTCCGGGAGCAGGGGGAGGACGTAGGCGACCTCGGCGCGCTCCAGCGTCAGCGTGGCGGGAACGGGTTCCCCGCCCTCCTGGTAGCCGTCACGGCAGACGCGGTGCAGCCGGTAGTTGTGCGGCGCGCGGACGATCTCGCCCAGCGGCACCTCGCGCGTTTCCTTCCACACCTTGTTGACCAGGATCACGCCCGCGCTCTCGTTGGCGTCATCCGAACGGCGCAGGATGAGGGTGTCGCCGTCCATCCCGCCGAGCGGGCGCAGGTGCCCCTCGCCGTTCAGCAGCGGGTGCGTGCGCTTGAGCCGGTTCACGCGGGTGATGAACGGCCGCAGGTCCACGTGTCGCCGCTCCCAGTCCGTGGGCACCGTCCGCACGACATCCACCTGTTTGCGGAAGCCGAATTCGTAGCCGACGGGCATCATCACGCCCGCGCTGTACGCGGCGGCAAAGGCGTAGCGCTGCTTCTGCACCGCCACATCGCCGTCCGTCTCAGCCGCCAGGCGGGGCGTGTCGTGCGATTCGGGGAACGCGATGGACGGCGCGATGGCGCCGAACGCCTCGTGCTGCGCCAGCGCCCACGGCTCGCTGAAGTTCCACCACTTGGACGAGTTGAAGAAGAAGTCGAACCCCGCCGACTTCAGCGCCACCACGTCCTCCACCGGCGCGCCCAGCGTCTCCGCGAAGAAGACGACGTCCTCGTCCACCTTCTTCGCTTCCCCGATCAGATACCGCCACAGCCCGGCCGGAACCTTGTACGCGGCGTCGCAGCGGAATCCGCGGAAGCCGAGTTCCACGGCTTCGCGGACCAGCTGCGCCCAGTAGCGCCACAGCCCTTCGCGGTCGTGGTGCGTCAGGTTCTCGATCTCCGCCAGGTCGCCCCACGTGGTGACCTTGGACGGATCGTCCGGATCGACCACGAAGGGGCTGCGCACCTGGCCGTGCTCGTCGCGCGCGTACCAGCCGGGATGCTGGTCGATGAGCGGCGAATCCTTGCTGGTGTGATTGACCACGAGGTCCATCACCGGGCGGATGCGCATCTCGTTCATCTGCGCCAGCGCCGCGCGCAGCGGCTCCAGGCTTAGCGAATCCGCTCCCGCGGGAAGGAACGCGGGGTTCAGCCGGCGGAAATCCTTGACCGCGTACAGGCTGCCGCTGAACCCGGGGTAGTGCCACGGGTTCAGGTACAGCCAGTCGAACTCCATCTCCCGCGCGCGCCGGGCATGCTCCGCCCAGCGCGTCGTGGGGCCCACCAGCCGCGGGAAAAGATTGTAGATCAGCGGCGGATTCACGCGCGCCCTCCCAGGATCGCGCGGATTCCCTCCACCGGCACCCACAGCCAGTCCGGGCGGTTGTTCATCTCGTAACCCAGCTCGTACACGGCCTTTTCCAACTCGAAGACGGCCAGCACGCGCGTCATCGTCTCCTCATCCGCCGGGACGATGTTCGATCCTTCGACCGTACGCCGGTAGGCGTTCAGGAACAGGGTGCGCGCCTCGCGCTCCCACGCCTGCGCCCAGCGCTCCAGCGACATGCGCAGGCGGAAGTCGTCGCTGCGGTGCTCGTGCATCGCCATCCGCACCGCGTAGTTGAAGCTGCGCAGCATGCCCGCCACGTCGCGCAGCGCGGACTTCTTGCTGCGGCGGTCCGCCAGCGGCCGCGCCGGCTCGCCCTCGAAGTCCAGCACGTACCACTCGCTCCCGCCCTCCGCCGGCTTGCGCGCGCGCAGCACCTGGCCCAGGTGGTAGTCGCCGTGGTAGCGGATCTTGACCGTGTTTCCGGCCAGCGCGCGCAGGTCCTCGCCGCGGTGGCGCAGGTCCGGCGCGTTGCGGACGATCTCGCCCAGCGGCCCCTGCACCGCCTGCGGGAAGGAGCCGGGGATCGCCTCCAGCTGCCGCCCCAGGTCCGCCAGCACCGTATCCACCTGCTTGCGGAACTCCTCGATGGCGCGCTGCACGTCGTCCTCGGTC
It encodes the following:
- a CDS encoding alpha-amylase translates to MNPPLIYNLFPRLVGPTTRWAEHARRAREMEFDWLYLNPWHYPGFSGSLYAVKDFRRLNPAFLPAGADSLSLEPLRAALAQMNEMRIRPVMDLVVNHTSKDSPLIDQHPGWYARDEHGQVRSPFVVDPDDPSKVTTWGDLAEIENLTHHDREGLWRYWAQLVREAVELGFRGFRCDAAYKVPAGLWRYLIGEAKKVDEDVVFFAETLGAPVEDVVALKSAGFDFFFNSSKWWNFSEPWALAQHEAFGAIAPSIAFPESHDTPRLAAETDGDVAVQKQRYAFAAAYSAGVMMPVGYEFGFRKQVDVVRTVPTDWERRHVDLRPFITRVNRLKRTHPLLNGEGHLRPLGGMDGDTLILRRSDDANESAGVILVNKVWKETREVPLGEIVRAPHNYRLHRVCRDGYQEGGEPVPATLTLERAEVAYVLPLLPEAV